In one Musa acuminata AAA Group cultivar baxijiao chromosome BXJ2-5, Cavendish_Baxijiao_AAA, whole genome shotgun sequence genomic region, the following are encoded:
- the LOC103984646 gene encoding glutathione S-transferase U18-like → MWTSEPPILPSHHFDRAVARFWATYIDDKLLALVRALAFGATEGTSKAEAADGGAEAFQLLEEAFTKCSHGKEYFGGDTIGYLDIALGCWLGWIKAVEEVSSIKFLDEKKVPLLVGWAERFLQDKAVKEVTPEIDEFVQYAKMILASAR, encoded by the exons ATGTGGACCAGCGAGCCTCCCATCCTCCCCTCCCACCACTTCGACCGCGCCGTCGCTCGCTTTTGGGCCACCTACATCGATGACAAG TTGCTTGCGCTGGTTAGGGCTCTCGCTTTCGGAGCAACCGAAGGGACGTCCAAGGCAGAAGCAGCAGACGGAGGGGCAGAAGCTTTTCAGCTGCTGGAAGAGGCTTTCACCAAGTGCAGCCACGGGAAGGAGTACTTTGGTGGTGACACCATTGGCTACTTGGATATCGCCCTGGGGTGCTGGCTGGGGTGGATCAAGGCGGTGGAGGAGGTGAGCAGCATCAAGTTCTTGGACGAGAAGAAGGTTCCGCTGCTGGTGGGATGGGCGGAGCGCTTCTTGCAGGACAAGGCTGTGAAGGAAGTCACGCCGGAGATTGACGAATTCGTACAATATGCTAAAATGATTTTAGCATCTGCTCGTTAA
- the LOC103984643 gene encoding cytochrome P450 704C1-like has protein sequence MDFFSSFVSLAAAVVGLLLLATRTWRALNSNRKRYPPVVGTIFHQFLNFRRLHDYHTQLSVKHKIFRLFSPLCHQIYTTDPAVVEYILKTNFDNYGKGWYNYGNMKDLFGDGIFAVDGDKWRHQRKLASFGFSTKVLREFSGAIFKRNAVKLAHALSSYATSDEKFDMQDLLMKSTMDSIFKIGFGMELNCLDDSDNRGSEFAKAFDVSNEFIMMRYVNAFWKVMRFLNIGSEKTLKSKVKLVDDFIYKLLRIRVEEMSNEGSDSEGKDDILSRFLEESRKDPQNIDLKYLRDIILNFVIAGKDTTAGTLSWFFYSICKNPPVQEKIYQEIKEVIEASEDAGFDAFAESIDDESLNNLHYLHAALSETLRLYPAVPLENKVCFADDILPGGYNVRKGDIVFYQPYAMGRMEYLWGKDAEIFRPERWLDDGGVFQPESPYKFSAFQAGPRICLGKEFAYRQMKIFAAVLLRFFKFKLGDEKKDVEYRTMTTLHIDQGLYLQVLHR, from the exons ATGGATTTCTTCTCTAGTTTCGTCTCTCTCGCTGCTGCAGTAGTAGGCCTTTTGTTGCTGGCGACCCGCACCTGGAGAGCCCTCAACAGCAACAGGAAGAGATACCCTCCGGTGGTCGGCACCATCTTCCATCAATTCCTCAATTTCCGAAGGCTTCATGACTACCACACGCAGCTTTCTGTCAAGCACAAGATCTTCAGGTTGTTCTCACCCCTCTGCCACCAGATCTACACCACCGATCCCGCCGTCGTCGAGTACATCCTCAAGACCAACTTTGATAACTACGGCAAG GGATGGTATAACTACGGAAACATGAAGGATTTGTTCGGAGATGGTATATTTGCAGTAGACGGTGACAAGTGGCGCCACCAACGAAAACTTGCCAGCTTTGGCTTCTCTACAAAAGTCTTGCGAGAATTTAGTGGTGCTATTTTTAAGCGTAACGCAGTCAAGCTTGCTCACGCCCTTTCTTCCTATGCCACTTCCGATGAGAAGTTTGACATGCAA GACCTGTTGATGAAATCCACCATGGATTCCATATTCAAAATCGGATTCGGAATGGAGTTGAACTGCTTGGATGATTCTGATAACCGCGGAAGTGAATTTGCCAAGGCATTTGATGTTTCGAACGAGTTCATCATGATGCGATACGTAAACGCCTTTTGGAAGGTCATGAGATTTCTCAACATCGGCAGTGAGAAGACTCTCAAGTCAAAAGTCaaattggtcgacgattttatATACAAACTGCTACGCATCAGGGTGGAAGAAATGTCAAACGAAGGAAGTGATTCA GAAGGGAAAGATGATATCTTGTCGAGATTTTTGGAGGAGAGCAGAAAGGATCCACAAAATATAGATTTAAAATATCTGAGGGACATAATTCTTAACTTCGTGATTGCTGGAAAAGACACCACGGCAGGCACACTGTCGTGGTTCTTCTACTCGATCTGCAAGAACCCACCGGTGCAAGAGAAGATCTATCAGGAAATCAAGGAAGTGATCGAAGCCAGTGAAGATGCAGGTTTTGATGCATTCGCGGAGAGCATAGATGACGAGTCACTCAACAACTTGCACTATCTTCATGCCGCCCTCTCTGAGACACTAAGACTATATCCTGCAGTTCCCCTG GAAAACAAGGTGTGCTTTGCTGATGACATTCTACCTGGAGGCTACAATGTGAGGAAAGGTGATATTGTGTTCTACCAACCTTACGCGATGGGAAGAATGGAATACCTGTGGGGAAAGGATGCCGAGATATTTCGCCCGGAGAGGTGGCTGGATGATGGTGGTGTATTCCAGCCCGAGAGCCCCTACAAGTTCTCAGCCTTTCAG GCTGGTCCAAGAATTTGCTTGGGGAAAGAGTTTGCCTATAGACAGATGAAAATATTTGCAGCGGTGCTCCTACGCTTCTTCAAGTTCAAGCTTGGTGACGAGAAGAAGGATGTTGAATACAGAACCATGACGACTCTCCACATCGATCAAGGCCTATACCTCCAAGTACTCCACAGATAG